From a single Chloracidobacterium thermophilum B genomic region:
- a CDS encoding DNA translocase FtsK has translation MMSATTTDSFSPPVAHKGPTGFFSSRFGEALGIVLGLCALTLAIALLSFHPDDVSWSVSARTDQRHNAVGVVGANLADVLFQGLGLLAYGLPVLLGWHAVQVFRGKALLVSAEQATGICGVLLSLAGFLSLFQELPLFYDRIRLGGFIGFAIEKWLESALNPVGTGLLLSGTAVLSLMLATTFSPRRWLLRWWQELPLRRVKPAPETNDHPATAMTNGVHPLSSTRQRAKPNAATPSPETTEDKGRDEQRIAEALYGDEAPGIVSPVKRTPHGTPAVDLETPATPPATAAPADAPPSEPPNHPLPDAPPAAPPVPAAVSSQPQPEPSRSTVSEVRRLAREAIERRNSGNNPLVRDKDRDRNGSPAEVSAARRRLAAAEQQLTANAEQEVAKMVQAVHIVRRQPTPPTSAPAVPAGVPAAGQRPVSMGAAAAAPARSSAEPAYALPTVEMLTPAPPQTSQSDEELRARARLLAEKCREFNVIGEILEIEPGPVVTTFGFKPDPGVKYSRVAGLVDDLCLGLQAESVRIDRIPGKATIGIEVPNARRDTIYLREIIESDVFRDNSGRLPIALGKTINGEPYATDLARMPHLLIAGSTGSGKSVMINSLICSILFKSTANDVRLIMVDPKRVELELYAGIPHLLTPIITDPKRAANALNWAVGEMENRYKLLASVGVRNIEGFNRAVTEAPDPTRFPDGPPPRLPYIVIIIDELADLMMVASNEVETAIARLAQMARAVGIHLVIATQRPSVDVITGLIKANFPARISFRVSSKVDSRTILDTNGAEQLLGQGDMLFSPGSSRLIRIHGAYVSETEINRITDFLKQQGAPQYDESVQMSEEEVEAAEAGVGERDALYDEAVRIVVQMGKASTSVLQRRLRIGYGRAAAILDMMEREGFIGPIDGSRPRVVKQAAYDYVEMLDGHALMPEDDE, from the coding sequence ATGATGAGTGCAACGACGACGGACAGCTTTTCACCTCCTGTAGCGCACAAAGGGCCGACCGGTTTCTTCTCCTCACGCTTTGGAGAAGCCCTTGGCATCGTCCTTGGACTGTGCGCCCTGACCCTGGCCATTGCCCTGCTGTCCTTTCATCCCGATGACGTGTCCTGGAGCGTCAGCGCCCGGACTGACCAGCGGCACAATGCCGTCGGCGTTGTTGGCGCCAATCTTGCCGACGTGCTCTTTCAGGGGTTGGGGCTGTTAGCCTACGGCTTGCCTGTGCTGCTCGGCTGGCATGCCGTGCAGGTCTTTCGGGGGAAAGCCCTGCTGGTGTCTGCCGAACAGGCAACCGGAATCTGCGGTGTTCTGCTGTCGCTGGCCGGCTTTTTGTCCCTGTTTCAGGAACTGCCGCTGTTTTACGACCGCATCCGTCTGGGGGGCTTCATTGGTTTTGCGATTGAAAAGTGGCTGGAATCCGCACTCAACCCGGTGGGCACGGGCCTGCTTCTGAGTGGGACAGCAGTGCTGTCGCTGATGCTGGCGACGACCTTCTCACCCCGCCGCTGGTTGCTACGGTGGTGGCAGGAACTCCCGTTGCGCCGGGTCAAGCCTGCCCCGGAGACAAACGACCACCCGGCAACCGCCATGACCAACGGCGTTCATCCGCTGTCTTCCACACGCCAACGCGCCAAGCCCAATGCCGCCACCCCTTCCCCGGAAACGACAGAGGACAAGGGCCGCGATGAGCAGCGGATTGCCGAAGCCCTCTATGGCGATGAAGCGCCCGGTATCGTCTCTCCGGTCAAACGGACGCCACACGGGACACCGGCGGTTGATCTGGAAACCCCGGCGACGCCTCCGGCAACGGCTGCGCCAGCGGATGCCCCACCCAGTGAGCCACCCAACCACCCCCTGCCGGACGCGCCTCCAGCCGCTCCGCCCGTCCCGGCGGCAGTGTCGTCTCAACCTCAGCCGGAACCATCACGCAGCACCGTTTCGGAAGTCCGGCGGCTGGCCCGCGAAGCCATCGAACGGCGCAACAGCGGCAACAACCCCCTTGTCCGCGATAAAGACCGTGACAGAAACGGCAGTCCGGCCGAAGTTTCTGCCGCCCGCCGCCGGCTGGCCGCAGCCGAACAACAGCTTACGGCCAACGCTGAGCAGGAAGTGGCCAAAATGGTACAGGCGGTGCACATCGTCCGCCGCCAACCGACGCCGCCAACATCAGCACCGGCCGTACCGGCTGGCGTCCCGGCTGCCGGCCAACGCCCGGTGTCCATGGGTGCGGCCGCAGCCGCTCCAGCCAGGTCCAGTGCAGAGCCGGCCTATGCCCTGCCGACCGTGGAGATGCTGACCCCGGCGCCGCCCCAAACCAGCCAGTCGGATGAAGAACTCCGCGCACGGGCCCGCCTGCTGGCGGAAAAGTGCCGTGAATTCAATGTCATCGGTGAAATTCTCGAAATCGAACCGGGTCCCGTGGTCACGACCTTCGGTTTCAAACCCGACCCCGGCGTGAAGTACAGCCGGGTGGCCGGACTGGTGGATGACCTCTGTCTGGGGCTTCAGGCGGAGTCGGTACGCATTGATCGCATCCCCGGCAAGGCCACCATCGGGATTGAAGTCCCCAACGCGCGCCGCGACACCATTTACCTGCGCGAAATCATCGAATCGGATGTGTTCCGCGACAACTCCGGACGCCTGCCCATCGCGCTCGGCAAAACCATCAACGGTGAGCCATACGCGACCGATCTGGCCAGAATGCCGCACCTGCTCATTGCCGGTTCAACGGGTTCGGGCAAGTCCGTCATGATCAACTCGCTCATCTGCTCAATCCTGTTCAAATCCACGGCCAATGATGTACGGCTCATCATGGTGGACCCGAAGCGCGTCGAACTGGAGCTGTACGCCGGGATTCCACACCTGCTGACACCCATCATCACCGACCCGAAGCGGGCCGCCAATGCACTCAACTGGGCCGTGGGCGAAATGGAGAACCGCTACAAACTGCTGGCGAGCGTCGGCGTACGGAACATCGAAGGCTTCAACCGCGCCGTGACGGAAGCCCCCGATCCGACGCGCTTTCCCGACGGGCCGCCGCCGCGCCTGCCCTACATCGTCATCATCATTGACGAGCTGGCCGACCTGATGATGGTGGCCTCGAACGAAGTCGAAACTGCCATTGCGCGGCTGGCACAGATGGCACGCGCCGTGGGCATTCACCTCGTCATTGCCACGCAGCGGCCTTCCGTGGATGTCATCACCGGCCTCATCAAGGCCAACTTTCCGGCGCGGATTTCCTTCCGGGTTTCTTCCAAGGTGGACTCCCGCACGATTCTCGACACCAACGGGGCCGAACAGTTGCTCGGTCAGGGCGACATGCTCTTCTCGCCCGGCTCCTCACGGCTCATCCGCATTCACGGAGCGTATGTCAGCGAAACCGAAATCAACCGCATCACGGACTTTCTCAAGCAGCAGGGCGCGCCGCAGTACGATGAAAGCGTGCAGATGTCGGAAGAGGAAGTTGAAGCAGCCGAAGCCGGCGTGGGCGAGCGCGATGCCCTCTATGACGAAGCTGTGCGCATTGTCGTCCAGATGGGGAAAGCCTCCACGTCGGTGCTTCAGCGCCGGTTGCGAATTGGCTACGGCCGGGCTGCCGCCATTCTCGACATGATGGAACGGGAAGGCTTCATCGGCCCGATTGACGGCAGCCGCCCCCGCGTCGTCAAACAGGCGGCTTACGACTATGTGGAAATGCTCGATGGGCACGCGCTGATGCCCGAAGACGACGAGTGA
- the gap gene encoding type I glyceraldehyde-3-phosphate dehydrogenase → MAVKVGINGFGRIGRNILRTALGHTDIEFVAVNDLTDAKTLAHLLKYDSILGNLTNHTVTAPDENTIAVDGHPIRVFKVRSPGEIDWASTGAQIVVESTGLFTNKDKAVGHLRDSVKKVIISAPAKNEDLTIVLGVNESAYDPAQHHVVSNASCTTNCLAPVAKVIHTAFGIEKAIMTTVHSYTNDQRILDLPHDDLRRARAAALSMIPTKTGAAQAVELVMPELKGKFDGIAVRVPTPNVSLVDVTFEVAKATDKAGVNAALREAAEGSLKGILGYSEEPLVSIDYRGDDRSSIVDGSFTRVIGGHLVKVLSWYDNEWGYSCRVRDLIKFMAEKGL, encoded by the coding sequence ATGGCAGTCAAAGTCGGCATCAACGGGTTCGGGCGCATTGGGCGCAACATTCTGCGGACGGCGCTGGGGCACACAGACATCGAGTTCGTGGCGGTCAACGACCTGACCGACGCCAAAACCCTGGCACACCTGCTCAAGTACGATTCCATTCTGGGCAACCTGACCAACCACACCGTGACGGCGCCCGATGAGAACACCATTGCCGTGGATGGGCATCCCATCCGGGTGTTCAAGGTGCGCAGTCCGGGCGAGATTGACTGGGCTTCGACCGGGGCGCAAATCGTCGTCGAGTCCACGGGTCTGTTCACCAACAAGGACAAAGCCGTGGGCCACCTGCGCGACAGCGTCAAGAAGGTCATCATTTCGGCCCCGGCTAAAAACGAAGACCTGACCATCGTGCTGGGGGTCAACGAGTCGGCTTACGATCCGGCGCAGCACCACGTCGTCTCGAATGCGTCCTGCACGACGAACTGCCTGGCTCCAGTTGCCAAAGTCATCCATACGGCATTTGGTATCGAAAAAGCCATCATGACGACCGTGCATAGTTACACGAACGACCAGCGGATTCTCGACCTGCCGCACGACGACCTGCGCCGGGCGCGGGCCGCGGCGCTTTCGATGATTCCCACCAAGACGGGCGCAGCCCAGGCCGTCGAACTCGTCATGCCGGAACTCAAGGGCAAATTCGATGGCATTGCCGTGCGCGTTCCGACGCCAAATGTCTCGCTCGTGGATGTGACGTTTGAAGTCGCCAAGGCAACCGACAAGGCCGGCGTCAATGCCGCGTTGCGTGAAGCCGCCGAAGGTTCACTCAAGGGGATTCTGGGTTACTCCGAAGAACCGTTGGTTTCGATTGATTACCGGGGCGATGACCGTTCATCCATCGTGGACGGCTCTTTCACCCGCGTCATCGGCGGTCATCTGGTCAAGGTGCTGTCGTGGTACGACAACGAGTGGGGCTATAGCTGCCGCGTGCGCGACCTCATCAAGTTCATGGCCGAAAAGGGTCTCTAG
- a CDS encoding oxidoreductase → MPSPQTWFITGVSTGFGLELAKLALEQGHTVAGTARRPADLAAFEALAPGRAHAFHLDLTEAGTVPGVVAQVIERLGQVDVVVNNAGYGTAGAIEEVTDEQIRRQMEVNFFGALAVMRAFLPYLRRQRKGWILNLSSIAGVLANPGLGLYCASKFALEAVSEALAKEVAPLGIKVVIIEPGPFRTDFAGRSLVVAPAIPDYAATAGAMRRYFEQANGRQAGDPVKAARAMLELVNMENPPLRLAMGNRAVDLIRNKLESQLAELAQHESWARSLDYDA, encoded by the coding sequence ATGCCTTCACCGCAAACGTGGTTCATTACCGGCGTTTCGACCGGTTTCGGTCTGGAACTTGCCAAACTTGCCCTTGAACAGGGCCACACCGTGGCCGGAACGGCGCGGCGACCTGCTGACCTGGCCGCCTTTGAAGCACTCGCGCCCGGTCGCGCCCATGCGTTCCATCTCGATTTGACAGAAGCCGGCACCGTGCCGGGGGTCGTTGCCCAGGTCATCGAACGGCTCGGACAGGTGGATGTTGTCGTCAACAATGCCGGCTACGGAACGGCTGGCGCCATCGAGGAAGTCACCGACGAGCAGATTCGCCGCCAGATGGAGGTCAACTTTTTCGGCGCGTTGGCCGTGATGCGGGCCTTTCTGCCCTACCTGCGCCGCCAGCGAAAGGGCTGGATTCTGAACCTGTCTTCGATTGCCGGTGTGCTGGCCAATCCCGGACTGGGGCTGTACTGCGCCAGCAAATTTGCCCTTGAAGCCGTCTCGGAGGCGCTGGCGAAGGAAGTTGCGCCGCTGGGCATCAAGGTGGTCATCATCGAGCCGGGTCCCTTTCGGACGGACTTTGCCGGGCGCTCGCTGGTTGTTGCGCCGGCCATCCCGGACTACGCCGCCACGGCCGGTGCCATGCGCCGTTACTTTGAGCAGGCGAATGGCAGGCAGGCAGGCGATCCGGTCAAAGCCGCGCGCGCCATGCTGGAACTGGTCAATATGGAGAACCCACCTCTGCGGCTGGCAATGGGCAACCGCGCCGTGGACCTCATTCGGAACAAGCTCGAAAGCCAACTGGCCGAACTGGCGCAGCATGAAAGCTGGGCCCGTTCCCTTGATTACGACGCCTGA
- the efp gene encoding elongation factor P: MLSTSDFKRGAYILVDGEPYTVLDWTVQTPSARGAATLVRTRVRHVLTQAVLEKTFKSGDKFDEPDIDQREVQFLYESGGEYVFLDQETYEQYTLPAPAMERLTPYLTENAQLKALFYEGNLVSVELPQFMEFEVVETEPGARGDTAAGKVTKPARISTGASVKVPLYIEVGERIVVDTTTGEFARRAKS; encoded by the coding sequence ATGCTTTCAACATCCGACTTCAAACGCGGGGCCTACATCCTCGTGGATGGTGAACCCTACACCGTCCTGGACTGGACGGTTCAGACGCCCTCGGCGCGGGGCGCGGCAACGCTTGTCCGCACGCGCGTGCGCCACGTTCTGACCCAGGCCGTCCTGGAAAAAACCTTCAAATCGGGTGACAAATTCGATGAACCCGACATTGACCAGCGGGAAGTGCAGTTTTTGTACGAATCCGGCGGCGAGTATGTCTTTCTCGACCAGGAAACCTATGAGCAGTACACCCTGCCGGCCCCGGCGATGGAGCGGCTGACGCCCTATCTGACCGAAAACGCGCAGCTCAAAGCGCTGTTTTACGAAGGGAACCTGGTCAGTGTGGAGCTGCCGCAGTTTATGGAGTTTGAGGTTGTGGAAACCGAACCCGGCGCGCGCGGCGACACGGCCGCCGGCAAGGTGACGAAACCGGCGCGCATCAGCACCGGCGCGAGCGTCAAAGTGCCGCTGTATATCGAAGTCGGAGAACGTATCGTCGTGGATACCACGACCGGCGAGTTTGCCCGCCGTGCCAAATCCTGA
- a CDS encoding amidohydrolase family protein, whose protein sequence is MLKSTLSVLFCLALGSALLTPAAAQSERPGEVTPARSYAIVNARLVPVAGPPIERGTIVIRNGLIVAVGADVKPPADARQLDGTGLTVYPGLMEAVGHLGFAPAPPATPPPAGPVRAAPGTTPPAVPVGGLANSTRPTGFQPELLAAELVRPNGDGLEAARQAGFTTALTIPRDGIVLGRSAVIALAADSPREMVIRTPVALHIAFRVVSGSGYPNSLMGVFSMVRQAFLDAQQYQAHWAAYRANPRGMKRPADDPSLEALLPALNRELPVVFHADTEREIIRALDFAREFNLRPIIAGGREAEKVADRLKAAQAAVLLSLNFPKRTTAFAPEADPEPLSLLRARIAALKTAAALHSAGIPFAFQTGGLSPAEALSNVKKAIENGLPAEAAIRALTLRPAEMFGLADRLGSLEAGKVANLVAVRGDLFDARRKVAFVFIDGAMVNLRGSNVTPGEIAGTWETKDLKLTFSRENNELKGKVRIGDTDIEVRELRLGLDEDASLSTVRFVADLPRDGATRAAIFTGKYTSDELRGTFTVDGKAEPERLFKRGTAPPATPGAAATGTANGSGAVFDFTGTWNLTISFGPQSLPATMTLRQEGTNVSGTLSLGPVGTVELSNGRVTGNRMEATARVDFGGRSVELQLSGTGNGNSLEGTVTSPQGTAAFSGTRPQ, encoded by the coding sequence ATGCTCAAATCTACGCTCTCTGTTCTGTTTTGTCTGGCGTTGGGCAGCGCCCTGCTGACACCGGCCGCCGCTCAGTCCGAGCGGCCCGGTGAGGTTACACCGGCGCGCAGCTATGCCATCGTCAACGCCCGTCTTGTTCCAGTTGCCGGTCCGCCCATTGAACGGGGCACGATTGTCATTCGCAATGGCCTCATTGTCGCCGTTGGCGCGGATGTCAAACCGCCGGCCGATGCGCGCCAACTGGATGGCACGGGCCTGACGGTCTATCCCGGTCTCATGGAAGCCGTTGGGCACCTTGGTTTTGCACCAGCGCCGCCGGCCACGCCGCCACCAGCGGGACCTGTCCGGGCCGCACCGGGGACGACGCCTCCAGCCGTACCGGTTGGCGGGCTGGCCAACTCGACCCGTCCGACCGGCTTTCAACCGGAGTTGCTGGCCGCCGAACTCGTCCGCCCGAACGGGGACGGACTGGAAGCCGCCCGGCAGGCCGGCTTCACCACGGCGCTGACCATTCCGCGCGACGGCATCGTTCTGGGGCGGTCGGCTGTCATTGCCCTGGCGGCCGATTCGCCCCGTGAAATGGTCATCCGCACGCCTGTGGCGCTGCATATTGCCTTTCGGGTGGTTTCCGGCAGCGGTTATCCCAACTCCCTTATGGGCGTTTTTTCCATGGTGCGGCAGGCATTTCTCGATGCCCAGCAGTACCAGGCGCACTGGGCGGCCTACCGCGCCAACCCACGGGGCATGAAGCGGCCGGCGGATGACCCGTCGCTCGAAGCCCTGCTTCCGGCGCTCAACCGCGAACTGCCCGTGGTCTTCCACGCCGACACCGAACGTGAAATCATCCGGGCACTCGACTTTGCCCGCGAATTCAACCTGCGCCCCATCATTGCCGGTGGGCGTGAAGCCGAAAAGGTGGCCGACCGCCTGAAGGCGGCCCAGGCGGCTGTGCTGCTGTCGCTGAATTTCCCCAAGCGCACCACGGCCTTTGCGCCCGAAGCTGATCCGGAACCGCTTTCCCTGCTCCGGGCGCGCATAGCAGCGCTCAAAACGGCGGCAGCACTGCACAGCGCCGGCATTCCCTTTGCTTTCCAGACCGGCGGGCTGTCCCCGGCAGAAGCCCTGTCAAACGTCAAAAAGGCCATTGAGAATGGCCTGCCGGCTGAGGCGGCGATTCGCGCGCTGACGCTTCGGCCGGCAGAAATGTTCGGTCTGGCCGACCGCCTTGGAAGCCTCGAAGCTGGTAAGGTCGCCAACCTGGTGGCCGTGCGGGGAGACCTTTTTGATGCCAGGCGCAAAGTGGCCTTCGTCTTCATTGACGGGGCCATGGTCAACCTGCGCGGCTCCAACGTCACGCCAGGCGAGATCGCCGGCACGTGGGAGACAAAAGACCTGAAGCTCACCTTCAGCCGTGAGAACAACGAACTCAAGGGCAAGGTGCGCATAGGCGACACCGACATCGAGGTACGTGAACTGCGTCTCGGTCTGGATGAAGACGCTTCTCTTTCCACAGTACGATTCGTTGCTGACCTGCCACGGGATGGCGCAACCAGGGCGGCGATCTTTACCGGCAAGTACACGAGTGACGAACTGCGCGGAACCTTCACCGTGGACGGGAAAGCCGAACCCGAACGCCTGTTCAAACGGGGCACGGCTCCGCCGGCGACGCCGGGCGCGGCAGCAACCGGCACAGCCAATGGGTCGGGAGCGGTCTTTGACTTTACCGGTACCTGGAACCTCACCATCTCCTTCGGACCGCAGAGCCTTCCGGCAACGATGACGCTCCGGCAGGAAGGCACGAATGTGTCAGGGACGTTGAGCCTGGGGCCGGTCGGCACCGTGGAGTTGAGCAACGGACGTGTCACCGGCAACCGCATGGAAGCCACGGCCCGCGTGGATTTCGGCGGCCGCAGCGTTGAACTCCAGCTCAGCGGCACCGGCAACGGCAACAGCCTCGAAGGGACGGTGACTTCTCCGCAAGGTACAGCGGCTTTCAGCGGCACACGCCCCCAGTAA
- a CDS encoding phytanoyl-CoA dioxygenase family protein, producing the protein MLGSWLKTFFPGRRSIPDKAAEPDFDPQTLPWIDRPEADLEGYLRGLSKAEQDMFGPALRSWRDLGYAIFPQAVSHELIDAYLADIEELYAQRRWRALVLGESFGVQPVQALSRETLEGEHHLRLMDFHNHSVAGKKLALNAKAVTFLRHVFQDEVVAMQSLTFIHGSEQWTHQDFPYVVAQIPSHLAASWIALEDVHPDAGPLGYFPGSHRLPKFNFGNGLFLTPESPLREDAFREHLERHCAARGIERQVFLPRKGDMFVWHAALAHGGTKVNNPNLTRKSFVTHYSSLRAYPRDRRAPEIIPRRWTWNGAHLYENPLLPEEENSFRRGEAVE; encoded by the coding sequence ATGCTTGGATCGTGGCTGAAAACGTTTTTCCCCGGACGCCGCAGCATCCCGGACAAGGCGGCGGAACCTGACTTTGATCCCCAGACGCTGCCCTGGATTGACCGCCCGGAAGCCGATCTCGAAGGCTATCTGCGCGGCCTTTCCAAGGCGGAACAGGACATGTTCGGGCCGGCACTGCGGTCGTGGCGCGATCTGGGCTATGCCATCTTTCCCCAGGCGGTCAGCCACGAGTTGATTGACGCCTACCTGGCCGACATCGAAGAACTCTATGCACAGCGGCGCTGGCGGGCGCTCGTTCTGGGAGAAAGTTTTGGCGTCCAGCCGGTGCAGGCGTTGTCCCGGGAAACACTCGAAGGCGAACATCACCTTCGGCTCATGGACTTTCACAACCACTCGGTGGCCGGGAAGAAACTGGCCCTCAACGCCAAGGCCGTGACGTTTCTGCGCCATGTGTTTCAGGACGAGGTTGTGGCCATGCAGTCGCTGACCTTCATCCACGGCTCGGAACAATGGACGCACCAGGACTTTCCCTACGTCGTGGCGCAGATTCCCAGCCACCTGGCTGCTTCCTGGATTGCGCTGGAGGACGTGCACCCGGACGCCGGCCCGCTCGGTTATTTCCCTGGTTCCCACCGGCTGCCCAAGTTCAACTTCGGGAACGGTCTCTTTCTGACGCCGGAATCGCCGCTCCGGGAAGATGCCTTCCGGGAACACCTGGAAAGACACTGCGCGGCACGGGGCATCGAACGCCAGGTTTTTCTTCCCAGGAAGGGCGACATGTTCGTGTGGCACGCTGCGCTGGCCCACGGCGGGACGAAGGTCAACAATCCCAACCTGACGCGCAAATCGTTCGTGACGCACTACTCATCGCTGCGCGCCTACCCACGCGACCGCCGCGCGCCGGAGATTATCCCCAGGCGTTGGACATGGAATGGCGCACACCTGTACGAAAACCCCCTGCTCCCGGAAGAAGAAAACAGCTTCCGGCGCGGAGAAGCCGTCGAATGA